The sequence aagaacaaaatactgaagaataaattaaagaagtaaaaaatgtatactctgaaaattacaaacattactgaaagaaattatagatgatcTCAATAAATGGAGGacatcctatgttcatggattggaagagttaatgTTGTTAACATGGCAGTGCTCCCCAAATGGATCTACAGatacaatctctatcaaaattccagctggTCTCTTCGAATAAACTGATAAGCTGGTCCTAATATTCACAGGAAAGTTTGTGGGAACCAGAATAGCCAAATCAatgttgaaaaaaagaacaaagttagagagCTCACACTTCCCAATCTCAAAACtgactgcaaagctacagtaatcaagacagtaaggatAAATGTATAGATCGATGGAGCAGAATTCAGAATCCAGGAGGAAGTcctcacatttatggtcaattgatttgcAACTGGAGTGTGGGGAACAATTCAAGGagggaaagaataatcttttcaacagataggactgggacaactggatatccaaatgcaaaagaatgacatTGGATCCtcagctaacatcatacacaaaaattaactcaaaatggatcaatgtaagagctaaaactagaaaatttatagtttataaatgtaaacataaatgtaaatttataaatgtaaaacatcAGGGTtaatcttcatgatcttggatttggcaatgtCTCCTTAGAAATGACACCAGAAGTTtaagcaaccaaagaaaacaattcaacTTATTCAAAATCTTAACATcttgtgcttcaaaagacactatcaagaaagtgagaaACCACCTacagaatcggagaaaatatttgtacattatatatctgataaggagagGGGGATGGTGCCAGCTACAGCCTTGGGACCATGGCAGCTGCAGCCTGTCCCACTAGCCTTCCACTTACATCCAGAAAATGTGCCCAACCAGAATCCTGGGGAGTTTGACTTCAGTGCACTTAACGTGAGAGTGGGTGGGCTGAGGGTGGCAGGGCTGCAGGAAGTGCCCCAGCGGTGTGAGCTGGTGACTTGCAGCTGCCCCTTCCCTGGAGCATCACTGGTGGGAGCTGCCTTGGCCGAGAAGGCTGTGCACCCCAACCTCACTAAAGGGGGCCCCAGAACCCCTGGGCTAGAGTGGAACCAGCCTcccctcagcacccagccccacTCCCTCGGGTGCTCCCCCACCACAATCACTGATTACATCACCATCACTCCAATGTTGCCTTTTTCAAAGTGTCCAATACATgcagtcatacagtatgtagccttttgaaaGTTGTTTACTAAATATGATGTGTGtgaggtccatccctgttgttgcACGTGTTGCTGTCACTCTGGGCTCCTCCCTGGTGTGCATGGACCCTGGACCCCGGCGTGTTCatccattcaccagctgatgAGAGTCTGAGTTGTTTCCAAGCTTTGTCGATAATGATTAGAGCTGCTCTAAACATTCATGGGCAGCGTCTTGTGTGAgcacaagttttcatttctccagggTGAATCCCAGGGATGGAATTGCTGATACATGCGGTAGGTGTAAATCTAACTCTGGCTGCTTTGTTTTGAacatctctttctccttcctctgtagGGAGCCAGAGGAAGCCAGGCAGCTCCTTCAACACCCCCGCTGGGCATCTCCGTAGCTACATCATCTGCCTCACCAGGTACATTTCCTATTTCCTGTTCTATGACAGGTGACAATGTTGTTAAACTTCTTGCCACTCCACAACAAGGGtttccttccctccatcttcCAGTACATTCTCCTCACCTTCCCTAAGACCCACCGtcagtctcagcaggttccttcccgctccccccgccccccgctgccTGGTCACAAAGCCAGTGCCCATGGTTTAGGGTTTGTATCTGCAGCATTGCATTCCAGTACCAGGACCCGTCTGgttacctagagcccatgatagCCACCTCACACTCAGTGCTGAGGACACCACAGTCACCTCCTATTGTTGCCTCTCGCCGTTCTCACTTTCCGTCTCCTGCGATTGCAGTAGATGGTGGCTGGGACAGAAGCCACCGGAAGGCTGACTCACCCCTTGGTGGTGCTCCATACTGGCTGTTGACTGGTCCTTAAGCTGGAGCTGCTGGTGGGAACTGCTCTGCCTGTCCTCTCCTTGTGGCTGCAGGCACCTCCTCGCAGCGTGGTGGCTGAGCTCGGAGAACAAGCATCccaagatgagagagagaaactgtGTCACCCAGCTGTAGGACCTGGCCTCAAAAATCACAGTGTCACTTCTGCTGCCTCCTAGTGGTTAGAAGCGAGTCACTAAGCCAGCCCACGTTCAGGGAGAGGGGATTAGATTTCACCTCCTGAAGGGAGGAGTGTCAAAGTATTTGCTGACATCTTTGAAATGCATCACAGTGGGCCGCTTATCACAGTGGGCCGCTTATCAAGGTGGACAGGTGGAGAGATGGTGCATCTACCAAGGTGGATAGGTGGGTAGGTGCCCCATTTATCAAGGTGGGGAATACCAAGCAAGGGATGGATTTTGAGATCTTGAGTCTGCCCCAGGCATGGTGACTGGGAGATGTTCATTGGTGGCTGAAATGGGACATGGAGCAGATGCTTAGGGAGATGAGTGcctggagcagagggagaagtCAGGCTGGCGGTATCAACTGGGGAGTCCTTGGCACAGAGGTGGTGTCTGAAGCTTCAGAAATGGGGAGGGATAAAGGAACAACCAGGGCCCAGCCTTTATGACCACTGACCCTGTAGCCCCCATCCTTGAGGAACTGACTTCGATGGGTAGTCGGCCCCCAGGTGCCTCTCTGATCTAATGGTGAGCACATGGTTCTGCGAGGGAAGTTGGCTGGGAGAGGTTTCCAGGGTCACCCAAAGGGACACGTGGGAAGAGATGGAAGCTCTGGGGCAGTGGCAGCCGTCTTGCGACCATGAGGTGGCCCACTCACAGATGTGGTGGCTCCTTCACAGAGCTTCCAGATTAACAGATCCTGGGCAGTCCTGGTGTCAGGACTCTTATGACAGTTGAGTCCGCAGGTTCTGTCACTTGAAGTCCAGAGTCCTCACTGACACCAGAGTGGAGTCAGCAAGGGAGCTTGAGGAAGGGTGTGTGAGGTGGGAGGAGAAGCATGAGACCGTGTGTTGCCCCCCTAATGGTACCTGCCATTCATGGAGGCCCCTGCCCAGCGGGGTTCTAACCTCGCACACAGTAACTGGTTGAGCCCTCCAAGCACCTGAGAGTTAGGTCACTATTATTATGCCAGTTTatagattgggaaactgaggcacggcggggtggtggcggtggtggtgaaGGAACCTATCTCACAGCCAGGAAGTGACAGCTGGGGCAGAAGCCAGGCCGTCTGCTGCTCTGTCCTGTGAGCCACACAGTAACTTTTCAGAGGTCCAGAGAAGGCCTTCAGCAGAAGTCCTGGCCAGCTGCTTAGATGAGGACGAAATGGTCTTCCTGCTTAGATGAGGACGAAATGGTCTTCCTGGAATTTGGCAAAGTGCAGGTCACCGACAAAGTTGGGCAGAATGACCCGGAGGGATGGTGTGGACGGAGCTGAGGAGTGGGGGTGTGGACACAGGAGTCAGCTCCTGAGAAGAATGGCTGtgatgagggtggggagggggtggtaaTGATTTGGGGTGGATTCTGGGAAGTACCGGAAAGCAGATGATAAGTTTCCCCAGAGCACATAAGTGGGGCCTCCGATGGGGCCCaggagaaaaggcaaagaatTGGAGGCCCAGGGCAGTGGGGCTGCGGGTTTGGTGATGAGCAGAGATAGCTTCCCCCCCGCAACCCCGTTTCCTCCACGAGGTTGAGACCCGGGCTCCTAAGTATGTgtgtggagggggcgggggaaTTTGGGCCGAAGTGCGGTGGGACCGCGGGGTTGCCGAGGGTATTGGGCCCCATTTGAGGTTGGAGCTCAGGAGTTTGGGGGCCAGGAGACTGTGCAGTTTGGGGGGGGGTGTTCTCCAGACTTGCTCCTCCGCCTGGTAGGTCCCCGAAGGGGACAAGGAACCAGCCCTGGTCGCGGTGGCtacaggaccagggcacgagttGGGCCACGAGGCGGCCCCGCGCCCAGGGTCTGCCGTGGTCCGGGCGTCCTCGGGCCCTTGCCCACGCCGCAGGGTTGGACAGGGAGCTGGCGGGCACTGGAGGCGGCCCTGCGCGCCTCTGCCAGCTCTGCGAGTCGGGGGCATGGACTCGCGGCGCAGGGCTTCTTGCGACCGCTCCCGCCCACCTCCGCCGCCGCCGGGGATTAGCACGCTCCTGGCCGCGCGGCGGGATTAACCCGCGTGGACGCGGCGCCCGGCTCGGGGATTACGGCGCGCCCCCTCGACGGATATATTCCCGCGGCGACGGCGACGGCGGGCGAGAGGAATGGCGGCGGCGCGGGGCGCGGCGGGCCGCAGGGGTCCCGGGCGGCCCTGCCCCTTCTCCATCGAGCACATCCTCTCCGGCCTACCCGAGAGCAGCCCCCCGGCCCGGGtcgcccgcccgccgccgcccgccggcCGCCAGAGCCCCGCGGAGCCGCGGCAGCCTGAGGCGCCCGAGGCCGTGCCCTgcgcctgctgctgctgctgcggccCTCGCGCGGCGCCCCGCGGGTCCCCGGAGCCGGCCGCCGGCCTGGGTGAGTGGGCACGGGGCGCGGGAGCTGAGGGACCCGGGGCGGCGCAGGGGGGTGCGGAGCCCGGCCCCCGGCCCGCGCCTCACCGAGCCCTCGTCCCGCAGGCGCGCGACTACCGTGGCCGCTGAGGCTGGGGCCCGCGGCGCCCTTGCCCTTGGCCGCACCCACCGGGGGCTCCGGGGCGCCGCCCGCCGCGGGCGGCCCTGGTTCACAGCGGCGCACGCGGCGCCACCGCACCATCTTCAGCGAGGAGCAGCTGCAGGCGCTGGAAGCGCTCTTCGTGCAAAACCAGTACCCCGACGTGGGCACTCGCGAGCGCCTGGCCGGCCGCATTCGCTTGCGCGAAGAGCGCGTGGAGGTGGGTGCCTGCAGCCTTGGAAGAGTCGGCCTCGCGTGGCGGGCGGAGGCGCACAGGCCCCGGGAAAGCAGGGGCgccgggtgggtccctggcagcGGCGCCTGGGGATGGCGCGGGAGGAAGGGCGCGGGCTGGAGCAGAGGTCGGGCTCgttttcttttccttagtttTAACCCCCTACCCCCCGCTCAAGACAAATGAGGCGCGCGTTTCTGTTCCGGAATTTGGGGAACTTGGAAGAGCGCGAAGCTGTTGAAGGGGCGTCCCGGGCGCCGTCGGACGGAGGCGGGGGTGGGAAGGGGCGGACGAGGAGAATGCTCCGGGTGGGAAAGGGGTCCCAGTCCCGAGGCCCGAGCGCCGGTCCCCATCAGCAGCGGATGAGGGGCGGTGGCTCAGCCGCTGCGCGGGGCCGGCCCCGCAGCCCGCGTCCGTCCCGAACCCCCGGCCGGTGCACTTGGGAACCGCGCGGGACGCGGGTCCGGGGCTGGGCCTGCCTGAGcgcccctcctcctcctcaggtCTGGTTCAAGAACCGCCGGGCCAAGTGGCGACACCAGAAGCGCACATCGGCGTCCGCGAGGCTCCTGCCGGGAGCCAAGAAGCCCCCGAAGGAGAGCTGCTGACGGCTGCAGAGTTACTCCTGGGCTCGGTGGCACCTTATGGGGCCGGCTCAGGGAGAGGACAGACCTACCCTAATAGGAGTTGGGAGAGGACGCCAGCCTCTAACCTGGTGTCTGCCCAGTTGCCTGCGTCCTGGAGCTCAACGCGGGAGCCCCTCTGCGTGTGTCCCCGCGCCACCCGCCCCGCGGAAGGAGAGCGCACCGATGCTCCGTGCTCCATGCGCCTTCCCTCCCAAGCGCAAGCGGGCAGGAGGGCCGGGGAGACTCGGGGGTGGGGTGCGGGGCACAGAGCAAATCAACTTCCTCAATCCCCCACCACACCCCAGGAGGCACCAAGCCACCCCAGGACAGGAGCCACCCCTTGTCAACAGTGGCACCCAGCGTCCTCATCCCCGCCCACTTCCTGCTGGCCTCAGTCATCTCCTCAGCAGGGACGCAGCCCCCTTGACTGGCCTAGAACCCTCCAGAGGCTGGGCGGGTGGGGTCTCTgcgtcctggggctggtgccaggGGCTTGGGCGTCCTGACCCGCAGAATAAGAAGGCTGGGTGAGGTAATCTCCAAGCCCCGTTCCTGCTGCTCAATCTTGTGAGTCTTGTGTGGATACTGAGAAATAAACAAGCTACTACAAGCTCTGAGAAAGCAGTCCAGACTCGAAGTCTTCCGTGGCTCCACTCCACACCCAGCCGGgacctgcccctcctctccttcccagggagtggggggcaggctTGTCACAGCCCGGTGAGTCCTCCGTCCCTGTGCCAGGGTGGGCCCAGCAGAGCAGACTGCCCCACAGATCGTGGCCCGGCACCCTGCACTGGCCTCTAGGAGCTGCCTCTTGGGTGGGGGTCCTTGGTTTCCTCACTCTGGGGTTTCCATGCAGGAGTGTCTGCCTCCCTCACAGCAGCCAATCTCTGCCACCCTGTGGGGTGGGACCAGGTTCAATTGGGAGAATCCCCCCCTCCACTGCCTTGGAAAATGCTGTCCCCTCCATCATCCTGGCCCCAGCAAGAAGGACAGCGTGAAAACAAGGCCTCAGTTCCCCAAGTTGGCCTGTATGGTGGGTGCGAGGCACCTAACACCCCCCTCACCTGGCGTGGGGACTTTGTTCTGCCTcctcacaggtcctggagggaTGCAGGTGGGTATCTGGCAGGAGACACAGTCCCTCCACAAAAGGTGCAGAAGCCAGGGCAGCTCCTGGGCGGAACTCTCTGAGGCAGGTCAGCTCAGAGAACACAGAGCGCGAGGGGTCCCTGGGCAGGACAGCAGCTCTTGCTCACCCTCCAGGATGCACACTTCCTGTTGTCACAGAGCCCGTTTTCCTGAATCCTGGCCTTATCCCTGGAGACGGCACAGACTGCCTGTGGAGCTTCCCCACGGCTGGGACACCCTCATCCCCCTGGTCCCAGAAAGCTCGCCCTCGTTGGCTGAGTGGCTTTACGTCATGGTGTGGGGCACCCGTGATCAGTGCTCTGCTTTCAAGGGACCAGTAGTTATGCTGCACTCCTGGCTTTTCCCTCCTCTCCAGCTATCTTGGGCAGGCTTGCCCCACAGCTGCCTGTAACACAGGTGTCCTTGGGCCAAGCCCAGACTCTCCCCTCTCATATCCATTCTCACCCTGGTTTATCTCATCCAGCCTCAGGCTTGAGTCCCATCTCCGTCTCACATTTACATCCCAGCCCAGGGTTCTCCCCTGTGCTAGGCAGTTATGTCCAGCTGTCCCTTTGATGACTCCACCTGGAAGACCAGGGCTCCTCTAGGTCACTTTGTCCATGGCAGGCTGTTTCCCTGTGCATCCCCGGTGCGTGAGCCAGAGAGCTAGGGGCAGGCATCCTGACCCCTCTTCTCCCTCACCCACCAAACCCAGGCCAACGGCAAGTCGATTTTACCTCCCCAAACGTTCCCAGAATCTGCCTTCTCCCCAGCTTCGACTGCACCAGCCTGATGAAAATCGCTGTCATCTCTCACCTTGACCGTTGCAGCTGCCTCCAACTGGTCCACCTGTACCTACTCCGGTTCGTCTGTGATTCATTCTCCATAAAAGTCAGGGTGCAACTCTGAACATGCCTCTCCCCTGCCTACAGCACTCCCAGGGCTCCCACTGCTCCCAGAACAAAGACAGAACTCCTCGCCGTGACCCGTGACCCATGACCCACGAGCCCCGTgcagcctggccctgcctctctgGCGTCAGCTCCCACCCCACTGCTCCTTGCACTTTGTGTATCCAAAGGTCTCCTCCCACTGGAACTTTGCACATGCTCTCCCCCTCCACCTGTTCAATGCCTGTTCATCCTTTGGATCTGAAACCACTTCCTTCCTGGGGAACTTCCCCTGACTGCCCCCTAGGTAGGCTGTCCCCTAGGTAGGCTACCACCTAGGTAGCCTGGGTAGGATGCCTGCTAGGTAAGATGCCCCCTGGGTAGGATGCCCCCTAggtaagattcttttttttttgcacctaCCCGCTGCTGTGTTATGCTTGTTTGTGGGTTGATCTGGTTAGTGTCTGTCTTCTGCATTCAACTGTCAGCTCCACAAGGGGAGGAATCATACCATGGAGTCCCCACTGAATTGTACTGAATCGTTCTGGGGCAGAAATTGTTTGACATAATTTACAACCTTTTGGGAAGACATGATCTTTCGTGAGAAATGCTTAGACAATTTTCTTGTCCATTTCAATGAGGATTAGCCTTCTGGGAAGCCAACTCTGGCACTTAGGCACCAGACATTTCTTTTCTTGCATAAACTTTGaataaaaagtttgaaacatATATAACCAAAATTTCGGAAgcgtatttttttaaataacatagaAGCGTATATTGATTATTTGAGAGAAATTGGAATTCCAAGGCTTCCAATTCCGTAGTGCTTTAATTTTTCACGACTAGCGGGAGCAACACGCCCCTAGCCCCTACCGCAGCGCCCCGTAGCTCCCACAGCCCAGATACTAAAGACCAGAGCAGGGCGGGACGAAGACTACAACTCCCATAAAGCTCAGGGCTCATGGCGACGTCACACGGAGCGCGGGCCGGCCTTCGAAACGCGCGGCTACCCCATTGGTAGGGCTGTTTCAGGCGCCTGCGCAGTTGGAgcgccccgcccccccagcctGCGCCGCGCCTGCGCCGCCGGGGCGGTGCTGGGATAGCGATGGAGACGCCTGGCCCTGCGGTCCGGGCCGTGCTGGTGCCCGCGGCGTCCGGGACCCGGAGGAAGCGCGCCGCCGGAGAGGCCGGTGCTCCGACGAGCAGGCAGCGGGTCCTGGACGAGGAGGAGTACATCGAGGTAGGACTCGGCGTGGACGCCAGCGATTTCCAGGCCACGTCCCTGCCCCGGGCTCCCCCACCCCGCGCTCC is a genomic window of Lagenorhynchus albirostris chromosome 14, mLagAlb1.1, whole genome shotgun sequence containing:
- the GSC2 gene encoding homeobox protein goosecoid-2 isoform X2; this translates as MGPGGPPASPLMAPPSPPLMACLAISSPATCFQSWTQGARGSQAAPSTPPLGISVATSSASPGARLPWPLRLGPAAPLPLAAPTGGSGAPPAAGGPGSQRRTRRHRTIFSEEQLQALEALFVQNQYPDVGTRERLAGRIRLREERVEVWFKNRRAKWRHQKRTSASARLLPGAKKPPKESC
- the GSC2 gene encoding homeobox protein goosecoid-2 isoform X3, giving the protein MAAARGAAGRRGPGRPCPFSIEHILSGLPESSPPARVARPPPPAGRQSPAEPRQPEAPEAVPCACCCCCGPRAAPRGSPEPAAGLGARLPWPLRLGPAAPLPLAAPTGGSGAPPAAGGPGSQRRTRRHRTIFSEEQLQALEALFVQNQYPDVGTRERLAGRIRLREERVEVWFKNRRAKWRHQKRTSASARLLPGAKKPPKESC